TGTATGTTAAAGacatatttattaatttcagaatatgtttatttaattagaAATAATTCAAATTGTTGATCTTTCTCAACTAATAGACCctaacatctgattggttaataTGGACGCAAAGTCTACTTTAGACCAATCACCTTCACTATAGCAGTGTTAGCCCCACCTACTGTTTTAGACGGtcccctgcttcagcacacctgattttaATGATTGtctgattaacaggcttttgctgaactgcaatcaTTTGGCTCAGCTGTggtaaagcagggaaacatctaaaacatgcgtgttccttgaggaccagggctgaAAAACACTGGGTTAGGCTGTTCTGCAGTGTTCTTCAGCACGGCAGCAAAATTATACTAGATTTTCTaagtaaactgaaaaaaaaaaatatatatatataaaaatatttattaactatgtattttataaatatataggCTCATTTGTTCAAATTTACTTAGTCCTACATTCCAAATAATCATTTGGCGATTTGTTATTTATAaattagaatcagctttattgccaagtttgtgcacacaacaTGGGATTTGActcggtacactttgctcttagtgaagtttttttttgacaatataaataaatggaaataaaaaatatctttttaaatgtagataTATTTAAAAGTTACTTTACAAGAGaagataatgtgagatcagttcaAGCATGCTTGGTGTGGTTCTGGAACTGAAATGTGACTGATCTGAAGTTTGGCCAGATTGGCCaaatagatgtttttatttaatgtgccACATTGACAGTTAAAATTATGTCACTATGTTCTGTAGCACAGGATCTatagaaaaatgaaatactTGAAGAATAATTTTATTGCCtatattatattacattttattgtttctacATTCAGGTTATGggcttttttgtatttaagaaaCTATTGAACCATTTTGataaatatagtttattttatgtatttaatgtAGCCAtttccaatttattttaaatgattaattatTGACTTATTTAATTATAGGGTTGTAGCATTTTTGGCCCCTCAAACTATCCCGAAGGATGATgaagtttctgtttttccttcagtttcTGAAGTCTCCCATATTTTATCTTTGTATTTTCTataagtaaatattttatatgtggaaggttttattttgtttagtatttgaattatatttgtttaaaaaaagaaaaacaaaatcactttaCTTGGTAGATTTTATTGGTCAAAAATGTTATGATTATCCAAGAAATTTCACATGTAAGCAACTGGATATAAAATTGATACAGAAGATAAATATTTCTGTTCTTCTCGTTATTCTGTAAACGGTCGTAATTTGACTTTGGAGCCATTTACATTCGTAAACATCTGCCAGGTTAAAGCGTTTGCTTTAGCTTGTGTTTGCATAGATCCTCAAACAAGGTTGCAGAAAATAAGTAACAAATATCTTGGGATGTTTGTTTCAGACAAATGAAGTACGATCTAAAGGTGTGAAGCTGGACAAACCACGCCTTGTATAGGAAATATGATGTTTTCATAAGACAAAAATTATAGCTATGCGAGATTTTACCAGAAAAAGAGTTTATTTTACTCCTACTTTTGCCCAGTAACTAAAGAGAAGCCTGTAAATCTTACTCCACCTGCTGTTCAAGTGTGGAAGTGGTCGCAACTTGTGGGATTTTAAATCTTGCATCAGGAAACACATgatgaaaataaactaaaataaaagctttataGCCAAGAAGTTATTTTTACTTAACTTAAATCTACCTCCACTGGTTACTGTGTTACTGCTGGTAAAAACAAGCAGCTGCAATCTAAAATAATTACTTTGAGACAATTTACTGCTTTGTGTATACTGACTGTAGAGCGGGCCAACCAGAGCATCCAACAGCTGAGCAGTGCTCTGGAGCAGCTGAACGCTGATGGAGAGGACGTCCGAGCTGGTCCAGCTAACTTCCTCACAATGGCGGCTGAAGAGGACACGGCAGCGTGGAGTCACAAGACGCAGAGTGAAGCAGGTAAGTTACTGTTTTACTATTTATTTACAGTCAGTCAGAGATTTAATCCCTGTGGCGCACCACCTCAAAATGTCCCTGCTCTTGATCATGTTATCAGAACCATAATGAAATCTTTGCCTCGTCTGTTGTGTTTAGTTAACCAGCTGAAGAGCCTCCTTCTGAAGCAATGCAGAGAAATCCCCACCCCTCTCTCTCCTTCAGAGAAGCGATCTCCTTCCAAGGTAGACATGCAGCATTAAATGGTTACAGATTTTTATCTGCAGAAAAGCTATTATAACACAATAATCAGGATACAATGCCTTTTTAATATGTGGTTATGATCAAAACCATGCAGGCTTATCCATGATTTCATTACTGTGCTGTTCTCCTTTTATGGCTCGACCCAACCCCCCTACTCCCCTCTTAGAGAGTGCAGCAGGAAGGCAGGCCCAGTTTGCCTGCCCTTCAGGACCTGGTTCCACTGAGTTATGATCAGTCTGAGTACATCCAGCACCTAGAAGCTGAAGTAAAGTTCTGCAAGGTTTGTGCTCAAAAATGTGTATGTATGCAAATGGTACCCTCCTCATTTTGGCACCCCCAataatgatgtaaaaaaaatccttaatGTAAGTTTATCTTTTACTGCGGTAGATTAATCTCACATCTCAAATCTAACCTTTTAATTTGAGTCCTTTGTTtcattggagaaaaaaaaaagtatattttgttatatttttttgtttacaaaatCAGTGGTGGCACAAATATTGACATCCTTGCCAGTGATTTTTATACAACCACTTTTTGCCTAAAGGACAGACCTTGGCACACCAAACAATTATTTCACTACGTTTCCCCGTCATACCCAAAGGCTGCATTTCTGCTATTGCCATAAATATTGCAGACATTTTACACGTCCCTCCACGCTTATTTGCTGCCACTAAGTGGCAAGGGCACTGGCGATATGTGTCTGTATATACTATATAATCTCTCTTACTAATATTCTAATAGGACCAGTTTCCtgtgcttattttgttttaggAGGAGTTGCAAGGACTGAAACACCGGATTAGAGTGGTGGTGGTGGAAAATGAGAAGCTGCAGTCTGAACTCAAATCCAAGGTTGTGGATCAATCTCTGAACAATTACCCAATTTATAACTCTATGAAAATCAGCgtcataattatttaaaagtaataaaagtATATGTTACCAAACTAACTCATTACATTTCCTTCTGGCTTCTTCAGGTGCACAGCAGCAGCTTGATAGCCTCAAAAACAGATCACAACACATGGAGAAATGATCTGGTAAGCCTAATGTATGGTATTCTTTACTGTCGCCCATAGCAATACTGTATGTTATCAGCCTTCATTGCATATTGAAGTGAAACCTCTTCAACATAAAGCAGTGCACATGAACCATGCAAAGTGAACATACCTTGCCCTGGAAACCTTATTTTCCCCTTACGTCTCTCTTCTGATTTAGCTTTTTGTCATGcttacatgttttagatcacCAACCACATTTTAATATCTAACTCACTCTTTGCAAGATTGTTTTAACTCTGCCACATCGGAGAATTTCTTAGCATAAATGACCGATGAATGACAGTGCATGTTAATTGTATTgaagtctagactttgactgggccattccaagatctgcttttttttttttttaaattcagaggCGACTTTGCTCACTGGTGTCTTGGGCATCATTGTCCCCTGCATAACTCAAGCACTCATGAGCTCTGTCATTGTCTGATTGCCAGACATTCCTTTAAGACTTTCTTGTAGCCAGGGTAGTTCATGCTGGCCTAAAATACAGCAAGTCTTCTGGGTCGTGAAGCAggaaagcagccccagaccattacACTGCCACCACTGTGATACCTAGTGTTTTGTACAATAGATATAACTGGACGCACGCCTTCCATAACCCTCCACTTTTGAGTCACTGAATATTTGTCTAAAGGTCTTTGGGTATCTTTTAAGatgtgtgtttaaaaaatacgagacattttcttcccccaCAGTCTTCTGGTGATTCATgaagcctgcagtgctttaggtGCAATTCTGGGTTATTGTGTGACTTCTTGGATGAGTTTTGCTTTTAGAGATTGTTTTGCGtactttatgttgtcagacaggttctacttaaataatttattaattctaCGGATCTGGTAGTAATCAGGCCTTGGTGTGGTTACTGAAACTGAGCTCAGCTGTCTAAAATAGGtgatcatttattttatgatttaacacAGGCGGGGATACCTTTTTCACATAGAGCAAGGTTGGTCTGGAGAtcgttttttttctcttagtcAATCAAATCCTcaattaaaaacagctttttgtgtttactcaggttatctttgtttgatgttaaaattagtttggtgatctaaaaagcaaaaacagaagagatCTGAAAGAGGGCAAAaaccttttcacagcactgtcaTCAGAAGCCTGAATGTCATAGACTATTTTAATGGAGTCTTTTAATGGTTCATAACAGGGTTTAATAAGTATTGAGTCATATGGgagttaaaatgatttaataattttactaaatttcaTTTAGTCCCTTGAGTTTTTGAAATAGTGTTGACAGTATACTTTGTTTCGTGGAAGACTGTTGTGAAGTCATAATTTAATGACTCCATTCTGTCCTGTCACACACGGATGAAGGAGCAGTTAAAAGGGATCCACCAGGCCCAGATTGAAAGCTTGGAGGCTCAGGTCATCTCTCTCAGGTCAGTTTCATACATCATAATGTCCACAAAGAGTCTTTTCAAAGCAATACACAATAAATCTTTTTCTCCCCATTCCCTTTGACATTGTTATATACCTTTCGCTTTTGTTAACAGAACGGATCTGTCAGTGAGTCAGAAGGAGTGTGAGGAGGTGAAGGTTCGTCTTAGACACAAAGAGAAGCAGGTTGCAGAAGCATTACCGGCTGATGGAGCTCCCCGTGTGGCCGGGTTGTGTCTGCAGTGTGCGCAGCATGAAGCAGTGTTGGCTGGAACTCATGCAAACCTGCATGTGCAGGCTATTGACAGGCTCACAAAGTAATTCTGTCATCACATATTAGTACAACCAGATCAGCAATATGAAAAAAGACTAATTGTGCTCTTCCTACTTTTTATTTCTCAGGGAACGGGATGAATTACTGGCAGCTCTATGCGCAGTGCGGGTGAGTCAACAGGAGGCCCAACAGAGGGAGTGGTCAGCTTGTCTCCAGGTCAAACAGGCTGTGGAGATGGCAGAAGAAGCTAATCTACAAAAAGCTAGGGTCAGTATTAAAAagttgttcggactgactgaccttcatttcttaaagtaatgatggccactcgtttttctttacttagctgcttttttcttgccataatacaaattctaacagtctattcagtaggactatcagctgtgtactgtatccacctcctgcacaacacaactgatggtcccaaccccatttataaggcttgaaatcccacttattaaacctgacagggcacacctgtgaagtgaaaaccatttgaggtgactacctcttgaagctcatcaacagaatgtcaagagtgtgcggagcagtaaaaggtggctactttgaagaaccaagaatataagacatattttcagttgtttcacacttttttgttcagtatctaattccacatgtgttaattcatagttttgatgccttcagtgtgaagctacaatatttatagtcatgaaaataaagacaactctttgaatgagaaggtgtgtccaaacttttggtctgtactatatatatagtatagatatatacatatatacacacacacatacatatagtTAGTTCTGATAAGCTTTCTGCATCCATTTGTACGCGAGTAGGTGGAGGTGCGATGTGAGCAGTTATCCAGGGAGCTGTTACGGCAGAGGGAGCAGCTGGACAGAGAAACACATGCAATGCAGGCCAAGATGACAGAGGCCAGAGAGGAGGGCCGGGCGGAAACACgcaaacaaaaagaagagcTAGCACAAATGGTAAATCTTAGAGTGCTTAATACCAAACCATGTCATTGCACTTTATTGGTGTTTTGTGTGATAGATTGTCACATAATTatgaagaaggaaggaaggaaagtgaTGCATGGCTTCTAAAAAGACAGTCCTGCAAGAGGAACCTGTTACAAGCagctaaagacttgagactggaccttccagcaggacgactTTAAATATATAGCCAGAGCTACgctgaaatgttttagatcaaagtatattcatgtattagaataACCCAGTTCTAAATCTATGTGAGTTTATGGCTTAATCTGAAAATtggtgttcacagatgttctctatCCAGTCTGAGTCATTGACTAATGGCGCTAAATATAAAGGGATCCATCAATGCTGGTTGCTGGTTCATCACATCAAATCTCAATACATTAAATCGAAAGGGATTACTTGTCatataaagtcagtcagtcattttctaccgcttattccatagtgggtcacgggggagctggtgcctatctccagcagtctatggacgaaaggcagggtacaccctggacaggtcgccagtccataaagtgttgaaaaaaattaagttaAAGGGGTATGATATTTTCATAAGGCACTCTATATGTGGATCCAGTACTCGGAAACCTGGTTGTAGTTAGTTCTTGTGTTAATGCAAGCTTCAGTTCTGGTTTctctgaaacattttgttgtaCATGGTTTCATTATGGGAGTAATGGAAAATTATGATCTGGGCGGAGGTTAAATGAAGTAAATTGGATcatctttattttgttaattgGTTTATAGAGAAAAACTTGTTTTCTTAAtgaaatgtcatttaaaaacaatgtctgTGTTACAGGCGTCCAGCCTTTCTCAGCGTGTAGCCGAGCTGGAAGGACAGCTAGACCGAGCTCACAGAGACAGGAGTTCACTGACCAATCAGCTGGAGGACACGCTCAGCAAGCTAACCTATCAGGAGCAAGACAACGCCAAGGTGCACTGATTTATTTGCAGGAAACACTTCATTCTCTGTTCACATTTAGTTAAagcttttcccatttttaaatcaaaagatAGCAACTGTTCAATGATCAGGGACAGGCTGTTTTTAACTGATGAAGCTTGCACTGTTGACTTGTAATGTTCTTATATTTCCAGTAGATGGCACCAGAACATCtgtttttggtatttgtttttaGTCTCAAATAAGATTAAGagtttttcagtttcatcatGCTTAGGCTTGATTTTAGTTCTGTTAACTGTGGAATTAATGCGGTCTTTATAGGAGGAGCGATAAAAGTATTTAAACACACCATATATGGATCAGAGAGTTTTAGTAAGGAATGTTTTTCTATTAGATGTCAGGGTGTGATGACCCAGTTAAAGCTTATTCAAAGCAAAGATGTATCGCAAGGTACTTTGGAACCAGCTAACTATGATTCAGTGGCTATGTTGTAGAAGTTGTGAGTTGTTTCTTAGTTGTTGCAGTCTTCCTCAGGTGTGTATGGATCTGCGATATCAGCTGAGTAATGCCAACCTGAAAAAAGAGGAGGCTGAGAGAGAACGTAGAGAGCTGAAGGCCAAGACGagcagagagaaggagaaagcaTCACAGGTATGTTTTCATTCAGCCTCTAAATTTCCTGTTTTATATCATGTagctttatttttgtgttggcAACAGATAAATTGGAATAATTGATCCTTTTAACTGATAATTGTAATATAAAGGCTTTTTTGATGAAtaggaaataaaactaaaacaaccatacaaataattattttttgcatAAAATTACAGGTTCATCTTAAAATAATAGACTATGagcaaaaagttatttttttcagtgatttaattaaaaaaatgaatagtggccttcagcttAACTGCATACTTGATctggtctacaggtccttctcaaaatattagcatattgtgataaagttcattattttccataatgtcatgatgaaaatttaacattcatatattttagattcattgcacactaactgaaatatttcaggtcttttattgtcttaatacggatgattttggcatacagctcatgaaaacccaaaattcctatctcacaaaattagcatatcattaaaagggtctctaaatgagctatgaacctaatcatctgaatcaacgagttaactctaaacacctgcaaaagattcct
This genomic stretch from Girardinichthys multiradiatus isolate DD_20200921_A chromosome 22, DD_fGirMul_XY1, whole genome shotgun sequence harbors:
- the LOC124858603 gene encoding serologically defined colon cancer antigen 8 homolog, which translates into the protein MKPFDSDEEEAEQLGTKEKELRQRANQSIQQLSSALEQLNADGEDVRAGPANFLTMAAEEDTAAWSHKTQSEAVNQLKSLLLKQCREIPTPLSPSEKRSPSKRVQQEGRPSLPALQDLVPLSYDQSEYIQHLEAEVKFCKEELQGLKHRIRVVVVENEKLQSELKSKVHSSSLIASKTDHNTWRNDLEQLKGIHQAQIESLEAQVISLRTDLSVSQKECEEVKVRLRHKEKQVAEALPADGAPRVAGLCLQCAQHEAVLAGTHANLHVQAIDRLTKERDELLAALCAVRVSQQEAQQREWSACLQVKQAVEMAEEANLQKARVEVRCEQLSRELLRQREQLDRETHAMQAKMTEAREEGRAETRKQKEELAQMASSLSQRVAELEGQLDRAHRDRSSLTNQLEDTLSKLTYQEQDNAKVCMDLRYQLSNANLKKEEAERERRELKAKTSREKEKASQEVESLSSELVCCRQRLEVAQRVGSQWQTKALSLEEQLANAQHQLHLTRQDGESAERAYAEEIASVTLSAQEREKKLAVMLQKMEAEHLQRVGDMENLMGSQNSLNRKLKEECCKLGAKLGQLSHHSRSELEQLTLEKQHLEDTVKRLRARCSEMEEQCVQHGRMHQRMKDRLQQLDRHCQSSAQQVCELLAKQSQLIQERNVLSVEMQNLRVEIPNMRHEPLST